GGTCGAGGTCGGCGAAGAACTCGGCCGGACCGCCCGGCTGCGCCCCGCGGGCCAGGTCGATCAGCTTCTTGCGGTAGTCGGGCCGGTCGAGGCCGATGCCGGCCACGTCGTCGATGGCGTCGACCTGGGCGGTGTCGGCCTCGGAGCGGTCGATGAACCTGACGCCCTTGTCCGCGAGCGGCTCGAGGAGCGAGGGCAGCGGCGCCGCGGCGAGGCTGGGGACCGCGCCCTCCCGGGCGGCGGCCCCCGACCTGTCGGTGAACCAGTCGATCCAGGCCCGGGCCGTCGCCTTGTTCCCGGAGCGCACGCTGATCGCCTGCTGGTAGCCGGAGACCACGACCGAGCAGAAGACGCCGTCCTTCTGCACGGGGAACGGCAGGAACCCGATCGCGGCCGGGTCGGTGCCGGCCTTGCGGGCGGCCTCCTGCAACTGGCTGACGGCCCAGGAGCCGAGCTGCATGGTGGCGATGTCCCCCTTGGCGAGGAGGGCCTTGGAACGCTCCCAGTCGGTGCCCGCAGGGTCCCGCTCGGCCAGCCCGCGCTCGACGATGTCGTAGAGCAGGGTGTCGATGACGTTCAGGTCGCCGCCCGCCGCCCACGGCTTGTCGGTGACGCTCAGCCTGGTGGTGGCCTGCGGGTCGCAGCCGACCGAGCCGATGTTGTTCGACCAGCCGGTCAGCGGCCAGGCGTCCTTGAAGTTGGTGTAGTAGGGGATCGAACCGGAGCGGTCCTTGATCCGCTGGAGGTCCGCCAGGAACTGCGCGGGGGTGGCGGGCCAGTCGGTGATCCCGGCCGCGGCCCAGACCGCCCTGTTGTAGACGAAGCCGTTGGCGGAGCCCGATTCGGCTATCCCGTAGGCCTTGCCGCCGACGGTGGCCCGGTCGGTGAACCGGTACCGGGAGGCCACGGCCGCGCCCGGACCCAGCGGTGCGAAGTACGCCGGGTAGTCGTACTGGGGGAGGGCGGCCGGGATCATCAGGACGTCCCCGTAGTTCTTGGTGCCCAGCCGGCGCTTCACCTCGCCCTCGTAGTCGGTGATGCCCTCGAAGTGGACCCTGGCCCTGGGGTGGAGGCGCTCGAACTCGGCCGCGTAGCCGTCCAGCACGCCGCTCGCGACCAGGTCGGTGCGCTGCGTCAGGACGGTGATGTCACCGGCCACGGCGTCCGGGTCGGACGGCGGGTAGGCGAAGTCCACCGGCTTCTTCGTCGAGCCGCAGCCGGTCGCGGCCAGGGCCACGACGGCGATCGCTGCGACAAGGGACCGTCTGTCCACTGATGTCGGCTCCTTCCAGGTCCGTCCCGGCGTGCGCGCGGGGGTTGCCGGAACTATGCCAGGCAGGAGCCTAACCGGTAAAGCATCCAGGTTTACTGCAGGCAAGATTGTTACTCTGCGTTGCCCAAATCGGAGAAATCTGCCCGTACGGAGCCCTCTTGCGTGCTGTCCGTTGCTCATCCCCGGAGAAAAACCGGTTTATGGACAGACCCCGGCGGGCGGGTTAGCGTTGCACCCGCCCACACCCCGACGGGACCGATCAACGCGAATGGAGCCGCACCATGAAGGACGTCACCCAGCTGGACCAGGGCTGGCACCTGCACCACGAAGGGGCCCTGCTCCCCGCCCGCGTCCCGGGCGGCGTCCACACCGACCTGCTGGCCGCCGGCCTCATCCCGGACCCGTACCTCGGCACCCACGAGAACGACGTCGCCTGGGTCGGCCACCGGGACTGGACCTACAGCACCCGCCTCGCCAGCACGAGCGCGCACGAGCGCACCGACCTGGTCTTCGACGGACTGGACACCGCCGCCCGCATCACCCTGGGCGCCACCGAACTGGGCCGCACCCGCAACATGCACCGCAGCTACCGCTTCGACGTCACCGGGCTCGACGGCGAACTCGCCGTCCACTTCACCAACGCCTACCAGGAGGCCGCCGAGGTCCGCGCGATCACCGGCGAGCGCCCCAACGTCTACCCGGAGCCGTTCCAGTACATCCGCAAGATGGCCAGCAGCTTCGGCTGGGACTGGGGCCCGACCCTGCCCACCGCCGGCATCTGGCGCCCCGCCCGCCTGGAACACTGGTCCACCGCCCGGCTCGCCCAGGTCCGCCCCCTGGTCACCGTCCAGGACGGCACCGGCCGGGTCGAGATCCACCTGACCGTCGAGCGCACCGGCGCCGCCGCCGGACGCACCCTCAGCGCCCGGGCCACCGTCGCCGGTGCCCAGGCCGAGACCGTCCTGGACGGCGACCGGGCCGTGCTGACCCTCGACGTCCCCGACCCGGCCCTGTGGTGGCCCCGCGGCCACGGTGACCAGCCCCTGCACGACCTCGACATCACCCTCGCCGACGCCACCGGCCCCCTCGACACCTGGCACCGCCGGATCGGCTTCCGCACCGTCGAACTCGACCGCTCCACCGACGAGCACGGCACCGGCTTCACCCTGGTCGTCAACGGCGAACGCCTCTTCGTCCGCGGCGTCAACTGGATCCCCGACGACACCCTGATCACCCGGGTCACCCCCGAGCGCTACCGCACCCGCCTCAGCCAGGCCGCCGAGGCCAACATCGACCTGATCCGGATCTGGGGCGGTGGCATCTACGAGAACGAGGCCTTCTACGACACCTGCGACGAACTCGGCCTGCTGGTCTGGCAGGACTTCCTCTTCGCCTGCGCCGCCTACCCCGAGGAGCAGCCGCTGCGCGGCGAGGTGGAGGCCGAGGCCCGCGAGAACGTCGTCCGCCTGATGCCGCACCCCAGCCTGGTGCTCTGGAACGGCAACAACGAGAACCTCTGGGGCTTCCGCGACTGGGGCTGGGAGCCCGAACTGGCCGGCGACTCCTGGGGGGAGGGCTACTACCTCGGCGTCCTGCCGCGCATCGTCGCCGAACTCGACCCCACCCGCGCCTACTCGGCCGGCAGCCCGTGGTCCGGCTCCTGGGACCACCACCCCAACGACCCCGACCACGGCACCTACCACTCCTGGGAGGTCTGGAACCGCCAGGACTACACCGAGTACCGCGCCAACGTGCCCCGCTTCGTCTCCGAGTTCGGCTGGCAGGCACCGCCCGCCCACGCCACCCTGCTGCGCGCCCTGCCCGGCGAGGAATTCGCCGCCGACTCGCCCGGCATGCTGCACCACCAGAAGGCCGAGGACGGCAACGGCAAGCTGAACCGCGGCGTCGAGCGCCACTTCGCCCCGCCCGCGGACTTCGACCGCTGGCACTACCTCACCCAGGTCGTCCAGGCCCGCGCCGTCGCCACCGGCATCGAGCACTGGCGCTCGCACTGGCCGCGCTGCGCCGGCACCGTGGTCTGGCAGCTCAACGACTGCTGGCCGGTGTCCTCCTGGGCCGCGATCGACGGCGACGGCCGCCTCAAGCCGCTCTACCACGAGCTGCGCCGGGTCTACGCCGACCGCCTGCTGACCCTGCAGCCGGGAGCCGATGGTGCGGCGCCCGAGGTGGCCCTGGTCAACCAGGCCGCGCGGCCCTGGCGGACCGTCGTCACCCTGCGCAGGGTCTCCGCCGACGGCGCCGTCACGGCCGAGTCCGACGTGCCGGTCACCGTCGAGGCCCGGTCGGTGGTGCGGCTGGCCGTACCGCAGGCCCTGCGGCCGGTCGAGGGCTCCGCCAAGGAGTTCCTGGTCGCCGACACGGACGGGCTGCGCGCCCTGCACTTCCCCGTCGTCGACCGGGTGTTCGCCTACCAGCGGCCCGAGTTCGAGGTGAGCGTGGAGCCGGTCGCCGAGGATCAGGACGCCGTGGACGTCGTGGTGACCGCCCACACCCTGCTGCGCGACCTCCTGCTGCAGGCCGACCGCATCACCCCGGCCGCCGTGGCGGACCGCGGCCTGGTGACGCTGCTGGCGGGCGAGCAGGTCCGGATCCGGGTCACCGGGGCGGGCCCCTTCGATGCCGCCGCCGCCCGCGCCGCCCTGTTCTGCGTCGAACCGGCATGAACCGGCCCGCGGCCTTTGATCCGGCGGGGTGCCCGTCGCCCATTAACTAATCGGTTAACCAAACGCATGGGTCGCGCCGTCATGGCCGGGCCGGTTCGCCGCCGGAGTCGCCCCGAGCGTTCGGGGTGAACGGTTCCTGTCGGCCCCTCCGCCCGCAGCGGCGGGGCCCGCCGACGCGCAGCTCCGAGCCTGGTGTCCGGCCGGGCGATGATGGGACCCACCTGTGCAGGCATGGTGTTTTGGCGGGTCGTCGCCGCCGTGACGGGTGGGGGAACGGGCGCGGTCGGCCGTCGCCGGTCCGCAGGCCGGCCGCGCCCCTGTGGTCGTCGGGCCCGCCGGTCGGCGTCGTGGTCAGGGGGCATCTCCGGCGCGCGTCCCACCCCCAGGGCTGATTAATCGGTTAACCAAAGGCATTGACCGGACCGTGACGGCATGTCAGGATCGCGCTCAGCTCCGGGGCGGACGGGCATCCGCCGCCCCGGAGCGCCGCACGACGACGTTGCCCGGCCCACCCCTCGCCACCACCCATGGGCGGGAGGACGGCACGGCTGCCGTTCCACCGCCGGCCCCACGGCCGACCCGGCTGCCGTCCCACCGCCCGCCCTACGGCCGGCACGTCGACCGCCGACTCGTCAGGCCCCTTGCCCGCCGGTGCCGTCGCCCCTCGTCGCAGAGGCGAGGCACCCCGCGGGCGGCCGGGCGGACCGGTCGCATCCCCCACTTCCCCCTCCTGAGGAGAATCATGGAAAAGCCGCCGAGCAGCAGGGTGCTCACGGCCGTCGGCGCGGCAGTCGCCGCCGTCCTCGGCCTGCTGGTCTCCGTGTTCGGGTTCACCGCCGGCAGTGCCGAGGCCGTCGCCTCCGGCATCCACGTCAGCAACGGGCGCGTGTACGAGGCCAACGGCAACGAGTTCGTCATGCGCGGGGTCAACCATGCGCACGCCTGGTACCCGAGCCGGACCGGTTCGATCGCCGACATCGCGGCCAAGGGCGCCAACACGGTTCGCATCGTGCTCAGCAACGGCGACCGGTGGACCCGGACGACGACCTCCGAGGTCTCGTCCCTGATCAGCCGGTGCAAGGCGAGCAAGCTCATCTGCGTGCTGGAGGTGCACGACACGACCGGCTATGGCGAGGACGGCGCCGCGACGACCCTCGACCGGGCCGCGCAGTTCTGGATCGACAACAGGAGCGCGCTGGCGGGCCAGGAGAACTACGTCGTCATCAACCTCGGCAACGAGCCGTTCGGCAACAGCAACTACAGTGCCTGGACCGACGCCACCAAGGGGGCGATCAGCAAGCTCCGCAACGCCGGATTCAACCACGCGCTGATGGCGGACGCCCCGAACTGGGGCCAGGACTGGTCCGGCACGATGCGGAACAACGCCGCCTCGGTCCTCGCGTCGGACCCCGACCACAACACCATCTTCTCGATCCACATGTACGGGGTCTACGACACCGCCGCCGAGGTGCAGGACTACCTGAACTTCTTCGTCGGCAACCACCTCCCCATCGTCGTCGGCGAGTTCGGTGACCTGCACAGCGACGGCAACCCCGACGAGGACGCGATCATGTCCACCGCGAAGTCCCTCGCCGTGGGCTACCTCGGCTGGTCCTGGAGCGGCAACGGCAGCGGTGTCGAGTACCTCGACCTGGTCAACGGGTTCGACAAGAACTCGCTGACCAGCTGGGGCAACCGCTTCTTCAACGGCAGCAACGGCATCTCCAGCACCTCGAGGACGGCCACCGTCTTCGGCAACGCCACGAGTTCGCCCGGCGCGTCGCCCTCGCCGTCGGCGACCACCGCTCCCAACGGTTACCCGTACTGCGTGAGTGGCTCCTCCGACCCGGACGGTGACGGCTGGGGTTGGGAGAGCAGCCGTTCCTGCGTCGTACGCGGCGGCAAGGCGGACACCACCCCGTCGCCGTCGGCGACCACCGCCCCGAACGGTTACCCGTACTGCGTGAGTGGCTCCTCCGACCCGGACGGTGACGGCTGGGGTTGGGAGAGCAGCCGCTCCTGCGTGGTGCGCGGCGGATCCGCGGACCACTGAGCGACGTACCTGACGGGCCGGCCCTCGGTGCTCACCTCGCCCGATCGGGTGCGGGGTGAGCAC
The sequence above is a segment of the Kitasatospora sp. NBC_00240 genome. Coding sequences within it:
- a CDS encoding extracellular solute-binding protein — encoded protein: MDRRSLVAAIAVVALAATGCGSTKKPVDFAYPPSDPDAVAGDITVLTQRTDLVASGVLDGYAAEFERLHPRARVHFEGITDYEGEVKRRLGTKNYGDVLMIPAALPQYDYPAYFAPLGPGAAVASRYRFTDRATVGGKAYGIAESGSANGFVYNRAVWAAAGITDWPATPAQFLADLQRIKDRSGSIPYYTNFKDAWPLTGWSNNIGSVGCDPQATTRLSVTDKPWAAGGDLNVIDTLLYDIVERGLAERDPAGTDWERSKALLAKGDIATMQLGSWAVSQLQEAARKAGTDPAAIGFLPFPVQKDGVFCSVVVSGYQQAISVRSGNKATARAWIDWFTDRSGAAAREGAVPSLAAAPLPSLLEPLADKGVRFIDRSEADTAQVDAIDDVAGIGLDRPDYRKKLIDLARGAQPGGPAEFFADLDRRWGEAALRAKS
- a CDS encoding glycoside hydrolase family 2 protein, which codes for MKDVTQLDQGWHLHHEGALLPARVPGGVHTDLLAAGLIPDPYLGTHENDVAWVGHRDWTYSTRLASTSAHERTDLVFDGLDTAARITLGATELGRTRNMHRSYRFDVTGLDGELAVHFTNAYQEAAEVRAITGERPNVYPEPFQYIRKMASSFGWDWGPTLPTAGIWRPARLEHWSTARLAQVRPLVTVQDGTGRVEIHLTVERTGAAAGRTLSARATVAGAQAETVLDGDRAVLTLDVPDPALWWPRGHGDQPLHDLDITLADATGPLDTWHRRIGFRTVELDRSTDEHGTGFTLVVNGERLFVRGVNWIPDDTLITRVTPERYRTRLSQAAEANIDLIRIWGGGIYENEAFYDTCDELGLLVWQDFLFACAAYPEEQPLRGEVEAEARENVVRLMPHPSLVLWNGNNENLWGFRDWGWEPELAGDSWGEGYYLGVLPRIVAELDPTRAYSAGSPWSGSWDHHPNDPDHGTYHSWEVWNRQDYTEYRANVPRFVSEFGWQAPPAHATLLRALPGEEFAADSPGMLHHQKAEDGNGKLNRGVERHFAPPADFDRWHYLTQVVQARAVATGIEHWRSHWPRCAGTVVWQLNDCWPVSSWAAIDGDGRLKPLYHELRRVYADRLLTLQPGADGAAPEVALVNQAARPWRTVVTLRRVSADGAVTAESDVPVTVEARSVVRLAVPQALRPVEGSAKEFLVADTDGLRALHFPVVDRVFAYQRPEFEVSVEPVAEDQDAVDVVVTAHTLLRDLLLQADRITPAAVADRGLVTLLAGEQVRIRVTGAGPFDAAAARAALFCVEPA
- a CDS encoding cellulase family glycosylhydrolase, translating into MEKPPSSRVLTAVGAAVAAVLGLLVSVFGFTAGSAEAVASGIHVSNGRVYEANGNEFVMRGVNHAHAWYPSRTGSIADIAAKGANTVRIVLSNGDRWTRTTTSEVSSLISRCKASKLICVLEVHDTTGYGEDGAATTLDRAAQFWIDNRSALAGQENYVVINLGNEPFGNSNYSAWTDATKGAISKLRNAGFNHALMADAPNWGQDWSGTMRNNAASVLASDPDHNTIFSIHMYGVYDTAAEVQDYLNFFVGNHLPIVVGEFGDLHSDGNPDEDAIMSTAKSLAVGYLGWSWSGNGSGVEYLDLVNGFDKNSLTSWGNRFFNGSNGISSTSRTATVFGNATSSPGASPSPSATTAPNGYPYCVSGSSDPDGDGWGWESSRSCVVRGGKADTTPSPSATTAPNGYPYCVSGSSDPDGDGWGWESSRSCVVRGGSADH